GCCGGGTGCTGGGTGCTGGGCGTTGGGCGCTACGGCGAGTTTCGGGTCGAAGGCAGAGGGAAAGCAGCGCCCCGCGGTTGGCGGAAGAGCGCCGGACCGGACGTCACCGGGGGAGGGGACAGGGCATGGTCGGTGGCCGCCGCTTCCGCCCGGGTGATGGCTTCGGTCGCCAACTCGACGAGTACGAGACAAGGGTTGGCGTGCCGCCGTCCACGGAGTCGCCCACTCCGCCCGCCAATGGCCTGGTGGACAGCGCGGTCTACATCCGAGGGCACCGGTTCGCCTCGCCGTCCGGCCTCGCCGAGACGTACCGCTGCCTGCAGGAGCAGGACGGCGCGATGGCCTGGATCGGGTTGTACCGGCCCGACATCGACCAGATCACCTCGCTGGCCCGGGAGTTCCGGCTGCACGACCTGGCGGTCGAGGACGCGATCAACGCCCACCAGCGACCAAAACTGGAACGGTACGGGCACACGCTGTTCGTGGTGCTGCGGGCCGCCCGCTACGACGACCTGCGGGAGGAGGTCGAGTTCTCCGAGCTGCACCTGTTCATCGGGCCGGGCTTCGTGGTCACCGTCCGACACGGCGAGGCACCGGATCTGGCCGCGGTGCGGCGGCGGATGGAGACCGAGGCGCAGATGCTCGCCCAGGGCCCGGAGGCGGTCCTGTACGCGATCCTCGACCAGGTCGTCGACGGGTACGCGCCGGTGGTGGCCGGTCTGGAGAACGACATCGACGAGATCGAGACCCAGGTGTTCGGCGGTGACCCGAACGCGAGCCGGCGCATCTACGGCCTCAGCCGCGAGGTCATCCAGTTCCAGCGGGCCGCCCGCCCACTGCTCACCGTGCTCGACGCGCTGGCCGACGGCGCCGGCACCGCCAGCGCGGATGAGGAACTGCGCCGCTACCTGCGCGACGTGACCGACCACCTGACCCAGGTGGTGGAGCGGGTGGACGGTTTCCGACACCTCTTGCAGAACATCCTTACCGTCAACGCCACCCTCGTCTCACAGCAGCAGAACGAGGAGATGCGCAGCCTCACCGCGGCCAGCTACGCGCAGAACGAGGAGCTGAAGAAGGTGTCGTCCTGGGCGGCGATCCTGTTCGCTCCCACGCTCATCGGCACGGTGTACGGAATGAACTTCGTCCACATGCCGGAGTTGCACTGGCGCTTCGGCTACCTGTTCGCGCTGCTGTTGATGCTGCTGGTCTGCGGCACCCTCTATATGATCTTCAAGCGGCGCGGCTGGCTGTGAGCCGCGCGGCCGGGCATCACTCGATGCCGCGCAGGATGTGCCGTTCGTCCTCGACGTCGTCGTCGCCGGCACTGATCCGGCCGAGCAGTACGGCGGCGGCCCAGATCGTCAGTGGCGTGGCCGCCCCGGTCATGCCGCCGCCGGTCCGGTCGTCCCGGGTCTGGCTCCGCTCGGTGCGTGGTGGCCTGCGCTGAGCCTGCATGGGCCCTGCCTCTCCTCGTCGAAGCCGCCGCGGGCGGCGCGGCATACGCCCGCGCCACCGGCCGGGCGAACCGCGCGGGAGCGGATCGCCACCGGTACGACAGCCACCTCGAACCTTCCCACGCCTGGCCGCATCCGCACCGCTGGTTTTCGGGTTTCCGACTGTCGCCTGCCAAACCGGACATCTCGCATCCCGCGGCTGCCGGCCGGGTCGGACAGGGCAGCGGGTGGTCAGGGCAGCGGGTGGGCGATGCCGCGTGCGTGGTCGGTGAGGGCGGCGCCGACCACGGTCGCGGCCAGCGGCAACACCTCGAGGCAGCGCCGCACCGCGGCGGCCATCAGTGTGTTCGGTACCCGCATGGAGAGCGTGCAGTGCGGCACCCAACGGCCCGGCTGATAGTGCTCGTCCAGGGGGATGTCGGCGGCGGCGAGCCGGTCGTACACCAGCCGTTGGTGGGTCAGCAGCTCCGGGGTGGGTGCCGGGCCGAGCCAGAGCACCCGGCCGACGAACTGCCCGGCGTGCTGGAAGTCGAGTCGCAGCGGGGCGGCCACGACCGTCCCGCGCAGCGCATCGGCGACCTGTTCGGGGTTGAAGCGGGGCGCCACCGCGAGCGAGACGTGTGGGCGGTGGCGCCGCTCCCACAGCGACCGCATGCTCTGTACGCCCTCGGCTTCCAGCGCGTCCCAGAGCACCCGGATCCGCCGGGTAGCGTCCGGGTCCAGATACAGCTCCAACGCCGCGACCACGTGATCACCGTAGTGGCCGAGGTTTGCTGGTTGTCCATCGGCGGTACCCGAACGAAGACCAACCAGGAGGCGTGACCCGTGGACGTGAGTGATCTGCTGACCGAGACGTACGACCGGCTGCCCGACCTCGTTCGCGCGGCGGTCGACGGCCTCACCCCGGAGCAACTGCACTGGCAGCCCGGGCCGGGCGCCAACTCGATCGGCTGGCTCGTCTGGCACCTGACCCGGGTCCAGGACCATCACGTCGCCGACCTGCTCGACGCCGAGCAGGTCTGGGTCAGCGGCGACTGGGCGGGGCGGTTCGGGCTCACCGCCGACCCGGACAACACCGGCTACGGCCATTCATCGGCGCAGGTCGCGGCAGTACGGCCGGAGAGCGCACAGGCGCTGATCGACTACTACGAGGCGGTCGCGGCGCGTACCGGATCGTTCCTGGCCGGGTTGGGTCCGGCGGACCTCGACCGCGTGGTCGACGAGGCGTGGGACCCGCCGGTCACCCTCGGAGTGCGGCTGGTCAGCATCGCCGAGGACGACCAGCAGCACGTCGGCCAGGCCGCCTACGTCCGCGGCCTTGTCGCGGCCGACTGACCGGCGGCGTCCGCCGGGCTCACGGCACGATCACGGCCCGGCCCTCCATCGTCCCGTCGCGCATCTGGCGGTACGCGTCGAGGGCGTCCTCGAGCGCGAAGGTGGTGGTCTTCGGCCGGACCAGACCCCGGGCACCCAGCTCCAGCACCTCGACCAGCTCGGGACGACTGCCCCAGTAGGTGGTCGCGATGCTCACCTCGTACGGCACGGAGAAGAACGAGACCCCCACGGTGCCCCCGCCGATGCCCACGATCGTCAGGTCACCCACGGTGCGGGCCACCGCCACGCCGAGCGCCAGGGTGGCGTCCACGCCCACGAAGTCGAGCACGACGTCCGCGCCCCGGCCGCCCGTGGCCTCCCGGATCTCCTCGGCGGCGGTGGGGCCTGAGGTGACGGTCTGGTCGGCGCCGCACTCCTGCGCCAGCCGCAGCGCCTCGGCGCGCGTGTCCACCGCGATGATGCGGGCGGCCGTGGTGGCCTTGAGGATCTGGACGCCCACATGCCCCAGCCCGCCGACCCCGATCACCACGGCCGTGCTGCCGGGCGGCAGCTTCGGCCAGGACCGCCGGATCGCGTGGTACGGGGTGAGGCCGGCGTCGGTCAGCGGCGCGGCATCCACCGGATCCAACCCGTCCGGCAACGGCACGATGTGTCGCGCGTCCGGGACCAGCTCGAACTCGGCCATGCCGCCGTCCAGGCCGAGCCCGCCGCCCCCACCCGGCACCGGGGCGCCGGCCGGGTTCTCGCAGTACGGGTCGACGCCGACGCGGCAGCGAGCGCAGGTGCCGCAGCCCCACGGCCCGAAGACGGCGACGGGCTGGCCGATTGTCAGGCCGCTTACGCCGTCGCCGAGCGCGTGCACCCAGCCCGCGTTCTCGTGGCCGAGGGTGAACGGCGGGTTCCAGGGCATGGAACCCGGCTCGAAATCGTCCATCAGGTGCAGGTCGGAGTGGCAGGCGCCGGCACCGCCGATCCGGACCACCACCTGGCCCGGCCCGGGCGTCGGCTCAGGGACCTCGACCAACTCCGGTTCCGACTTCCACTCCCGCAATCGCAGCGCGCGCATCCGGTTCTCCCATCCCTTCTCGGCGTGACCGAGGGCTCCCCGCCTCCCCGCCGCGCAAACGCCCCCGTGCCGGCACGTGCCTCCGGGTCGGTCCTCACCCGTTTCAGGTGAACCGGGCTCACCCCGGCATGAGTGATCCTGCGAAGAACCGTGGGGAGGGGGCCTGATGGGCACGACGGCGGCGCAGTACCTGCAACAGTTCGACGCGGGCCGGCGAGCCAACCTGGCGGAAACCACGGCGGGAACCCTGCGACTGGACATACGCGGCGACGGCTGCACCGATCACTGGTACCTGACCGTCGCCGACCAGCACGTCCAGATCAACCGCTCCGCGGACGACGCCGACCTGGTGGTCCGCGCGGACCGGACGATCTTCGACCAGATGGCGAACGGCGAGATGCACCTGGCCACGGCTCTGCTGCGCAACGAACTGGTCGTGCAGGGCGACCTGCGACTGCTGACGCTGCTGCGGCGCATATTTCCTGGGCCAGCCGGCGCCCGCCATCCACGCGAGCTGGGTCGCGCCGCGCTGGAGGGTCGGGCTGCGGTTGACGATCGGGGTGTGCGCCCGTGAGACAGGAACTCGTGCATGTCATCGCCGGCAACGCGTTCGCGATCAGCGACGCCCAGGGTGACATCGAGGTCGACCCGCAGGCACCGACCGGTCTCTTCGCGTTCGACACCCGCTTTCTGTCCCACTGGGTGCTCCGGATCGACGGTGAACGGATCAACGCGCTCTCCCGCGACGACATGACGTACTTCGAAACCCGGTTCTTCCTGGTTCCCGGTGCGGCCAGTCACTACGTCGACGCCGACGTGTCGATCATCCGGCACCGCTCGATCCACGACTGCTTCCACGAGAAGATCATCGTGCTCAACCACTCGGCGCAGCCCGCCGAGTTCACCGTACGAGTGGAGATGGGCAGCGACTTCACCGACATCGCCGAGGTCGGGCAACTCAGGGGACGGACCGCCCAGATCACCGCCGACTCCGCGGGCCACCAACTCGAACTGCGCTACGCGCGGGAGCGGTTCGCGCGCAAGACCACGGTGCAAAGCACCGCTGCGGCGGACGTGGACGAGGGGGGCATGACCTTCTCGATCCGGATCGACCCCGGAGGCAGCTGGGAGACCGACCTGCACGTCAGCATGACCATCGGGGGCGAGGATGGCCGGGACATGCGCGCCGGCCTGCAGTCGCACCAGCAGGCCGTTCGTCGGGGAATGAGTGAGGACCTGGCGGACTGGCTGGACCGGGCACCGCAGCTGGTGGCCGATCGGGACGGGCTGGAGGAGACGTACCGGGGCAGCCTGGCCGACCTGGCGGCACTGCGGTACCAGCCGTTGGCGTTCAGCGAGCGGGTGCCGGTCGGTGGCCTGCCGTGGGCGATGGGGTTGTGCGGGCGGGACAGCATCATCGCCTGCCTGCAGACGCTGGCATTCACCCCCGAG
The window above is part of the Micromonospora sp. LH3U1 genome. Proteins encoded here:
- the corA gene encoding magnesium/cobalt transporter CorA — its product is MVGGRRFRPGDGFGRQLDEYETRVGVPPSTESPTPPANGLVDSAVYIRGHRFASPSGLAETYRCLQEQDGAMAWIGLYRPDIDQITSLAREFRLHDLAVEDAINAHQRPKLERYGHTLFVVLRAARYDDLREEVEFSELHLFIGPGFVVTVRHGEAPDLAAVRRRMETEAQMLAQGPEAVLYAILDQVVDGYAPVVAGLENDIDEIETQVFGGDPNASRRIYGLSREVIQFQRAARPLLTVLDALADGAGTASADEELRRYLRDVTDHLTQVVERVDGFRHLLQNILTVNATLVSQQQNEEMRSLTAASYAQNEELKKVSSWAAILFAPTLIGTVYGMNFVHMPELHWRFGYLFALLLMLLVCGTLYMIFKRRGWL
- a CDS encoding mycothiol transferase produces the protein MDVSDLLTETYDRLPDLVRAAVDGLTPEQLHWQPGPGANSIGWLVWHLTRVQDHHVADLLDAEQVWVSGDWAGRFGLTADPDNTGYGHSSAQVAAVRPESAQALIDYYEAVAARTGSFLAGLGPADLDRVVDEAWDPPVTLGVRLVSIAEDDQQHVGQAAYVRGLVAAD
- a CDS encoding 2'-5' RNA ligase family protein, giving the protein MVAALELYLDPDATRRIRVLWDALEAEGVQSMRSLWERRHRPHVSLAVAPRFNPEQVADALRGTVVAAPLRLDFQHAGQFVGRVLWLGPAPTPELLTHQRLVYDRLAAADIPLDEHYQPGRWVPHCTLSMRVPNTLMAAAVRRCLEVLPLAATVVGAALTDHARGIAHPLP
- a CDS encoding NAD(P)-dependent alcohol dehydrogenase, which gives rise to MRALRLREWKSEPELVEVPEPTPGPGQVVVRIGGAGACHSDLHLMDDFEPGSMPWNPPFTLGHENAGWVHALGDGVSGLTIGQPVAVFGPWGCGTCARCRVGVDPYCENPAGAPVPGGGGGLGLDGGMAEFELVPDARHIVPLPDGLDPVDAAPLTDAGLTPYHAIRRSWPKLPPGSTAVVIGVGGLGHVGVQILKATTAARIIAVDTRAEALRLAQECGADQTVTSGPTAAEEIREATGGRGADVVLDFVGVDATLALGVAVARTVGDLTIVGIGGGTVGVSFFSVPYEVSIATTYWGSRPELVEVLELGARGLVRPKTTTFALEDALDAYRQMRDGTMEGRAVIVP
- a CDS encoding SCP2 sterol-binding domain-containing protein, producing MGTTAAQYLQQFDAGRRANLAETTAGTLRLDIRGDGCTDHWYLTVADQHVQINRSADDADLVVRADRTIFDQMANGEMHLATALLRNELVVQGDLRLLTLLRRIFPGPAGARHPRELGRAALEGRAAVDDRGVRP